A stretch of Natronococcus sp. CG52 DNA encodes these proteins:
- a CDS encoding FAD-binding oxidoreductase, giving the protein MATATKDDAEIERLSGTLRGELIQPDDPEFDDARAIYNAMIDKHPRLIARCANVADVLAAVTFGREHDLETAIRSGGHNGAGLGTVDDGLVIDLSNMTGIRVDPEAKTVHVEPGCTWGDVDHATHAFGLATVSGVISTTGVGGLTLGGGHGYLSRKYGLTIDNLVSADVVLADGRLVHATEDEHPDLFWALRGGGGNFGVVTSFEFQLYPVETVVAGPMFWPIEELEDTMRWYREWLPEAPEDVYAVYLTAEVPGDPFPEEIHGEKVCGLVWCYLGPESRVEDVIQPARDVAEPLFEHVGEMPYPALQSMFDDLYPPGDQWYWKGDFVNELTDDAIAEHQRFAEVPTPQSGMHLYPIDGAVHRVDGNETAWDHRDVTWSMVIFGVDRDPDKSDLITEWARDYWEAFHPHSAGASYVNFMMEEGRDRIRATYGDNYDRLEEIKARYDPENFFHVNQNIEPAT; this is encoded by the coding sequence ATGGCAACAGCAACGAAAGACGACGCGGAGATTGAGCGATTATCGGGAACCCTCCGAGGCGAGCTGATCCAACCCGACGATCCGGAGTTCGACGACGCGCGCGCAATCTACAACGCGATGATCGACAAGCACCCGCGACTGATCGCCCGGTGTGCCAACGTCGCAGACGTCCTCGCAGCCGTGACGTTCGGGCGCGAACACGACCTCGAAACGGCGATCCGCAGCGGCGGTCACAACGGTGCCGGTCTGGGCACGGTCGACGACGGGCTAGTAATCGACCTTTCGAACATGACCGGCATCCGCGTCGACCCCGAAGCGAAGACCGTCCACGTCGAACCCGGGTGCACCTGGGGCGACGTGGATCACGCCACCCACGCCTTCGGACTGGCGACGGTCAGCGGGGTCATCTCCACGACCGGCGTCGGCGGACTGACCCTCGGTGGCGGTCACGGCTATCTGAGCCGCAAGTACGGCTTGACCATCGACAATCTGGTGAGTGCAGACGTCGTGCTGGCCGACGGTCGACTGGTTCACGCGACCGAGGACGAACACCCGGACCTCTTCTGGGCACTGCGCGGCGGTGGCGGTAACTTCGGCGTCGTCACCTCGTTCGAGTTCCAGCTGTATCCGGTCGAGACGGTCGTCGCTGGGCCGATGTTCTGGCCGATCGAAGAGCTCGAGGACACCATGCGCTGGTATCGGGAGTGGCTGCCGGAGGCACCGGAGGACGTCTATGCGGTCTATCTCACCGCCGAGGTGCCGGGTGATCCCTTCCCGGAAGAGATCCACGGCGAGAAGGTCTGCGGGCTCGTGTGGTGCTATCTGGGGCCGGAGAGTCGGGTGGAAGACGTGATTCAACCGGCCCGGGACGTCGCCGAGCCGCTGTTCGAACACGTCGGGGAGATGCCGTATCCGGCGCTCCAGAGCATGTTCGACGATCTCTACCCGCCAGGCGACCAGTGGTACTGGAAGGGTGACTTCGTGAACGAACTGACCGACGACGCTATCGCCGAACATCAGCGCTTTGCCGAAGTGCCGACGCCACAGTCGGGGATGCACCTCTATCCCATCGACGGGGCCGTCCATCGCGTGGACGGGAACGAAACCGCCTGGGATCATCGTGATGTCACCTGGTCGATGGTCATCTTCGGCGTCGATCGGGATCCGGACAAGAGCGACCTGATCACCGAGTGGGCCCGCGACTACTGGGAGGCGTTCCACCCGCATTCGGCCGGTGCATCGTACGTCAACTTCATGATGGAGGAGGGACGGGATCGGATTCGAGCCACCTACGGCGACAACTACGATCGGTTGGAAGAAATCAAGGCGAGGTACGATCCTGAGAACTTCTTCCACGTGAACCAGAACATCGAGCCAGCAACATGA
- the ribB gene encoding 3,4-dihydroxy-2-butanone-4-phosphate synthase, protein MSRFERKTELPPSERAGRRPSLSVSSRQSPTDVDDAVAAFRAGDPVLIHDATDREGETDLVYPAHAVTPGAVTRLRNDAGGLVCVALADRVARQWGLPFLQETLDHPATANHDLEYDERSSFSIAVNHRDTRTGITDEDRAYTVSTIGAGAAAPETLDFPAEFRTPGHVHLLRAAPDLVADREGHTELSLLLAEAANLPPAAVVCEMLNDETGRERSPVSANSSADRNGFHFVEGERLIEKFS, encoded by the coding sequence ATGAGTCGTTTCGAGCGGAAGACGGAACTGCCGCCCTCGGAGAGAGCGGGAAGACGACCATCTCTCTCCGTGAGCAGTCGCCAGTCGCCGACCGACGTTGACGATGCGGTCGCCGCGTTCCGGGCTGGTGACCCGGTGTTGATTCACGATGCCACGGACCGGGAAGGTGAGACCGACCTCGTCTATCCGGCGCACGCCGTCACGCCGGGTGCCGTTACGCGGCTGCGCAACGACGCCGGTGGGCTCGTCTGTGTCGCGTTGGCCGACCGGGTGGCCCGCCAGTGGGGCCTGCCGTTCCTTCAGGAGACACTAGACCATCCCGCGACAGCGAACCACGACCTCGAGTACGACGAGCGTTCGTCGTTCTCGATCGCGGTGAACCACCGCGACACCCGCACGGGCATCACCGACGAAGACCGCGCGTACACCGTCTCTACCATCGGGGCGGGTGCTGCAGCCCCCGAGACGCTTGATTTCCCTGCCGAATTCCGCACGCCCGGCCACGTTCACCTGTTGCGGGCGGCGCCGGACCTGGTGGCCGACCGGGAGGGACACACGGAACTCAGCCTTCTGCTAGCGGAGGCGGCGAACCTGCCACCGGCCGCGGTCGTCTGCGAGATGCTCAACGACGAGACGGGGCGGGAACGTTCGCCAGTCTCCGCGAACTCGTCCGCGGATCGTAACGGCTTCCACTTCGTGGAAGGTGAACGCCTCATCGAGAAATTCAGTTAA
- a CDS encoding universal stress protein translates to MNNHSIESTGVQTDHEVGKTLIPIDGSSEADEAFEFALETFPETEITVLHVLRLPEGYWAAFVKSEEQFPRYESLVSDAKTLLEVAQEKASEKGLEIRTMMVSGKPAQTIVEQAVGGRFDQIVIGSHGRHGLAHLLYGSVSESVVRRSPISVIVVRRTEEALGNETPPAIATRDRPERA, encoded by the coding sequence ATGAACAACCACAGCATCGAATCAACTGGCGTACAGACCGACCACGAGGTCGGAAAGACTTTGATTCCAATAGACGGTTCATCGGAGGCCGATGAGGCATTCGAATTTGCACTTGAAACGTTTCCTGAGACAGAGATTACGGTGCTGCACGTCCTTCGGCTTCCCGAGGGGTACTGGGCAGCGTTCGTAAAATCTGAAGAGCAATTCCCCCGGTACGAGTCGTTGGTAAGTGACGCAAAGACGCTGTTAGAAGTAGCTCAAGAGAAAGCATCCGAAAAGGGGCTTGAAATCAGGACGATGATGGTATCGGGAAAACCGGCTCAGACGATCGTCGAACAGGCCGTCGGTGGCAGATTCGACCAGATCGTTATCGGAAGCCACGGCCGTCATGGACTTGCTCACCTGTTGTATGGAAGCGTTTCCGAAAGCGTTGTTCGTCGGTCACCCATTTCAGTGATCGTAGTGCGACGCACTGAAGAGGCTCTCGGCAACGAAACGCCGCCCGCGATCGCGACGCGTGACCGACCAGAAAGAGCGTGA
- a CDS encoding antibiotic biosynthesis monooxygenase family protein — MIARIWHGETPASKAGEYLEFTEQRAIPDHESVEGNRAAYLLRRIEGDEAHFFTLTFWESETAIEAFVGPDIEIAKYYPERRLPAGVRTDGQTLRCVSGNVATLLKR; from the coding sequence ATGATTGCGCGCATCTGGCACGGAGAAACGCCTGCATCGAAAGCAGGCGAGTATCTCGAATTTACCGAACAACGAGCGATTCCGGACCACGAGTCGGTCGAGGGGAACCGTGCCGCGTATCTCCTCCGTCGGATCGAAGGCGACGAGGCGCATTTCTTCACGCTCACGTTCTGGGAGTCAGAAACGGCGATAGAGGCGTTCGTTGGCCCTGACATCGAGATAGCGAAATACTATCCCGAACGAAGACTTCCTGCTGGAGTTCGAACCGACGGTCAGACACTTCGATGTGTATCCGGCAACGTAGCCACGCTGCTGAAAAGGTAG
- a CDS encoding helix-turn-helix domain-containing protein, with product MREYSVLFTYERGVHPVRDIYIDHPEVVATALAISASPDTGWRVERITGPERALDALETVYLNPDICNECIWPHPACDARVEYEVLEHEPTTRTVYHSTAEETFCYSVSALAVATLGDGLVFNATQRGPHYEWRVLIPANRDLGVFHDALQSDLPDDVTLTVRRVGTPEQWQHTNRSNGTDIPYEQRKALETAVRLGYYEYPRKATLEDVADELNLPLTTLRYRLRRAEAWAVTIARGTTLPAGQISDEQDVTAVSATQFDED from the coding sequence ATGCGCGAATACTCCGTTCTCTTCACCTACGAACGAGGTGTTCATCCGGTCAGAGATATCTATATCGACCATCCGGAAGTGGTGGCAACCGCCCTCGCTATTTCAGCATCTCCGGACACCGGATGGAGAGTTGAACGCATTACGGGACCTGAACGCGCGCTTGATGCGCTCGAAACCGTCTACCTCAATCCGGATATCTGCAACGAGTGCATCTGGCCACATCCGGCCTGTGACGCCCGGGTCGAGTACGAGGTGCTCGAACACGAACCGACCACCCGCACGGTCTACCATTCAACGGCCGAGGAGACCTTCTGTTACTCCGTCTCCGCGCTCGCCGTCGCGACCCTCGGTGACGGGCTCGTGTTTAATGCGACACAGCGCGGACCGCACTACGAATGGCGCGTCCTGATTCCCGCCAACCGAGACCTCGGCGTATTCCACGACGCGCTCCAAAGCGACCTTCCAGACGACGTTACCCTCACGGTTCGCCGCGTCGGGACGCCCGAGCAGTGGCAACACACTAACCGAAGCAACGGGACGGACATTCCCTACGAACAGCGCAAAGCGCTCGAAACCGCCGTGCGCCTCGGCTATTACGAGTATCCGCGCAAGGCGACGCTCGAAGACGTCGCCGACGAACTCAACCTGCCACTGACGACGCTTCGGTATCGACTTCGTCGCGCCGAAGCCTGGGCAGTTACGATAGCTCGAGGAACCACGCTTCCTGCCGGTCAGATCTCCGATGAGCAGGACGTGACCGCTGTGTCAGCTACGCAGTTCGATGAAGACTAA
- a CDS encoding putative quinol monooxygenase: MSDSIVYIDRSVVRDGKLEELKPAMAELVDFVETNEPEILAYDVYFSADGDRMTVMHKHADQDSLKFHMEVAGPKFPPIGEFIELESIDVYGHIGEDLTQELRNKASELGSGRVLVHELHRGVDRVPDD; the protein is encoded by the coding sequence ATGTCTGACTCCATCGTGTATATCGACCGATCGGTAGTGCGCGACGGGAAGTTGGAAGAACTCAAACCGGCGATGGCGGAGCTAGTGGATTTCGTCGAGACCAACGAGCCGGAGATCCTGGCGTACGACGTCTACTTCAGCGCCGACGGAGATCGGATGACCGTGATGCACAAGCACGCTGATCAGGACTCGTTGAAATTTCACATGGAGGTTGCGGGTCCGAAGTTCCCCCCAATTGGCGAGTTCATCGAACTCGAATCCATCGACGTCTATGGCCACATTGGCGAGGACCTCACCCAGGAGCTGAGGAACAAAGCCTCAGAGTTGGGAAGCGGACGTGTCTTAGTCCACGAACTTCACCGAGGTGTCGATCGCGTTCCAGACGATTGA
- a CDS encoding sulfite exporter TauE/SafE family protein, translated as MEPLGLGIPMIGLFVGFGLLIGVLFGFFGMGGSFLVTPTLLVIGYPAPVAVGSGLAFVFGTSVIGALRHRDHGQVSYTLAAVMILGMTFGIEVGTRIVFLLTDFGSADFVISAAYVGLLGVVGLVVLRDARTDGTETGTGRVATEVQSITLPPMMSLPGGATVSVWVILAVGSSIGILCGCLGVGGGFLLLPVMVYGFGIPTAIAAGTSILQISISGAFGTFVYAQSNAVNIPVVAALLGGSALGARIGAGATRLVNEADIKGYFAGMLLAGSIATASKQVSAVYGVETLETASAALVFVTAVLVSGAVVHASVDSLRKNREHGSPRTH; from the coding sequence ATGGAACCTCTTGGCCTCGGTATCCCGATGATCGGTCTCTTCGTCGGGTTCGGCCTGCTCATCGGCGTCCTCTTTGGGTTCTTCGGGATGGGAGGCTCGTTCCTCGTGACGCCAACGCTGTTGGTGATCGGATATCCGGCCCCGGTAGCTGTCGGGAGCGGACTCGCGTTCGTCTTCGGCACCAGTGTTATCGGTGCGCTCAGACACCGTGATCACGGTCAGGTCAGCTACACGCTGGCGGCGGTGATGATTCTCGGAATGACATTCGGCATCGAGGTCGGCACCCGGATCGTGTTCCTGCTTACGGATTTCGGCAGCGCTGACTTCGTCATCAGCGCGGCGTACGTTGGCCTTCTGGGAGTTGTCGGACTCGTTGTCCTCCGAGATGCTCGTACTGACGGTACCGAAACGGGAACGGGCCGAGTTGCTACCGAAGTTCAGTCCATCACACTCCCACCAATGATGTCGCTACCTGGCGGTGCGACCGTCTCGGTGTGGGTTATCCTTGCTGTTGGGTCGAGTATCGGCATCCTCTGCGGATGTCTCGGTGTCGGTGGAGGATTCCTTCTGCTCCCCGTCATGGTCTACGGGTTCGGCATTCCCACAGCAATCGCTGCTGGAACCAGCATCCTCCAGATTTCGATTTCGGGTGCGTTCGGGACGTTCGTCTACGCCCAGTCGAACGCCGTCAATATCCCTGTTGTCGCCGCGTTGCTCGGCGGGAGCGCGCTCGGCGCTCGCATCGGTGCAGGTGCGACGCGTCTCGTAAACGAAGCTGACATCAAGGGATACTTCGCTGGTATGCTGCTCGCTGGGAGTATTGCCACCGCAAGTAAGCAGGTGAGTGCGGTATACGGCGTCGAGACGCTTGAGACAGCGAGTGCAGCCCTCGTCTTCGTAACTGCAGTTCTGGTCAGTGGTGCGGTCGTCCACGCGTCGGTCGATTCGCTCAGGAAGAATCGAGAACATGGGTCGCCACGGACCCACTAA
- a CDS encoding DUF7512 family protein: protein MVVPVLGESGQAVATVGYVLAEALVLYVGYGALARVASPAAREMLVST, encoded by the coding sequence CTGGTCGTTCCCGTCCTCGGCGAGTCCGGGCAGGCTGTTGCCACGGTTGGTTACGTGCTGGCTGAAGCACTCGTGCTGTACGTCGGATACGGGGCACTGGCGCGGGTTGCTAGCCCGGCCGCTCGTGAAATGCTCGTGAGTACCTGA
- a CDS encoding FAD-binding oxidoreductase has translation MARLAIPIEQIEQFEAGFHGDLICPDDVRKSFALSTPSERRSRSEDAAYDDARAVWNGMIDKRPGLIARCRGVGDVISAVNFARENDLLVAVRGGGHNVAGTAVCDDGLVIDLSEMRGVWVDPDARTAWVQAGATWADVDHETQAFGLATPGGVVSETGVAGLTLGGGIGHLRCKYGLTCDNLASVNLVTADGGYLTASEDENPNLFWGLRGGGGNFGVVTGFEFDLHPVGPEVATCLVFYPGGRMRECLRAYREYVASAPDEASTLTLSGVMPDEELFSSDAVDDTKIAITGCYAGSVEDGERALAPLREIAEPIVDFSGTMPYVDYQQLFDEDYPDGMRYYWKSLYLDGLSDSAIDRIAYWTDVAPSPLSTVDVWQLGGAIERVDVEDSAFAGRHAPFLLGVEANWECPEGDDANVEWVRDCLDDMRQFSDGSVYLNFPGFLEEGNDMMRATFGPTYERLVALKDEYDPTNLFSLNQNITPSGSAEADGGAYHE, from the coding sequence ATGGCACGACTAGCCATCCCCATCGAACAGATCGAACAGTTCGAAGCAGGATTCCACGGCGATCTAATTTGTCCTGACGACGTTCGAAAGAGCTTCGCTCTTTCGACTCCATCAGAACGGCGCAGCCGTTCTGAGGACGCTGCCTACGACGACGCGCGTGCAGTGTGGAACGGGATGATCGACAAGCGTCCGGGCCTGATTGCCCGATGTCGTGGCGTCGGCGACGTCATCAGCGCGGTGAACTTCGCGCGCGAGAACGATCTGCTGGTGGCGGTTCGCGGTGGTGGCCACAACGTCGCCGGGACGGCCGTCTGCGACGACGGCCTCGTCATCGATCTCTCCGAGATGCGGGGTGTGTGGGTAGACCCTGACGCACGGACAGCGTGGGTCCAGGCCGGTGCCACGTGGGCGGATGTCGATCACGAGACGCAGGCCTTCGGTCTCGCAACGCCCGGCGGGGTCGTCTCTGAGACGGGCGTCGCGGGACTGACGCTGGGAGGTGGCATCGGTCACCTCCGCTGCAAGTACGGCCTAACCTGCGACAACCTCGCCTCCGTAAATCTGGTCACGGCAGACGGTGGCTACCTGACCGCCAGCGAAGACGAAAACCCGAACCTCTTCTGGGGCCTTCGCGGTGGCGGCGGGAATTTCGGGGTCGTTACCGGCTTCGAGTTCGACCTCCACCCGGTCGGGCCCGAGGTGGCGACCTGCCTCGTATTCTATCCGGGGGGCCGAATGCGCGAGTGTCTGCGCGCGTACCGCGAGTACGTCGCGTCAGCACCCGACGAAGCCAGCACGCTCACGTTGTCGGGTGTGATGCCCGATGAGGAACTCTTCTCCTCGGACGCGGTGGACGACACCAAGATCGCCATCACGGGCTGTTACGCGGGGTCGGTCGAGGACGGTGAGCGCGCGCTCGCGCCCCTGCGGGAGATCGCTGAACCGATTGTCGACTTCAGCGGGACGATGCCGTACGTGGACTACCAGCAGCTCTTCGACGAGGACTACCCCGACGGGATGCGCTACTACTGGAAGTCGCTGTACCTCGACGGTCTGTCGGACTCCGCCATCGATCGAATCGCTTACTGGACCGATGTAGCACCGTCACCACTCTCGACGGTCGATGTCTGGCAGTTGGGTGGCGCGATCGAACGAGTAGACGTCGAAGACAGTGCGTTCGCGGGACGGCACGCTCCCTTCCTGCTCGGCGTCGAAGCGAACTGGGAGTGCCCGGAGGGCGACGACGCGAACGTCGAGTGGGTGCGTGACTGTCTCGACGACATGCGCCAGTTCTCGGACGGGTCGGTGTACCTGAACTTCCCGGGATTCCTCGAAGAGGGCAACGACATGATGCGGGCCACGTTTGGACCGACGTACGAGCGGTTAGTCGCCCTGAAAGACGAGTACGACCCGACGAATCTGTTCAGCCTAAACCAGAACATCACGCCGTCCGGAAGCGCTGAGGCCGACGGAGGAGCCTACCATGAGTGA
- a CDS encoding helix-turn-helix transcriptional regulator, which yields MVPDQDDRSDGDSRPPPGSPVLEAILENERNRRYLGQRLDAAGDRIDTDLLGDIVRHGPVLEALLEEPLDRREIEARLDISRATSHRYTQWLDEQGFVEKVDGRFQLTWRGAVIAEEVLRFEANVRTAHRMTPLLDAVCEDHRDFILEPFVDATITVAESDDPYKPVERFVALVNESETFRGFNTTHMAPLVLGEFHQRVFDETDTEIIYLPHIVEKLFETYPERAREAIDRGHLTLRTRENLPYGLALFDDRVGIGGYDEATGLMQVFVDTDAPIAREWAERVYASVRADSKSLEEQSGPIW from the coding sequence ATGGTGCCTGACCAAGACGACCGATCGGACGGGGATAGTCGTCCACCCCCGGGCTCGCCGGTCTTAGAGGCGATTCTGGAAAACGAACGGAACCGTCGTTACCTCGGCCAGCGTCTGGACGCCGCGGGTGATCGTATCGATACGGACCTCCTCGGCGACATCGTCAGGCACGGTCCCGTCCTCGAAGCACTGCTGGAGGAACCGCTTGATCGGCGGGAAATCGAAGCGCGCCTCGACATCTCGCGGGCGACGAGCCACCGCTACACGCAGTGGCTCGACGAGCAGGGCTTCGTCGAGAAAGTCGATGGCCGATTCCAGTTGACCTGGCGCGGCGCAGTCATCGCCGAGGAAGTCCTCCGGTTCGAGGCGAACGTCCGGACCGCACACAGAATGACGCCGCTTCTGGACGCGGTCTGTGAGGATCACCGGGACTTCATCCTCGAACCGTTCGTGGATGCGACGATCACCGTCGCCGAATCGGACGATCCCTACAAACCAGTCGAGCGGTTCGTCGCGCTCGTCAACGAGTCGGAGACATTCCGGGGGTTCAACACGACGCACATGGCACCGCTGGTCCTCGGCGAGTTCCACCAGCGGGTGTTCGACGAAACCGACACCGAGATCATCTACCTGCCGCACATCGTCGAGAAACTCTTCGAGACGTACCCCGAGCGCGCCCGCGAGGCGATCGATCGCGGACACTTGACTCTCCGAACGCGCGAAAACCTGCCGTACGGCCTCGCGCTGTTCGACGACCGCGTCGGGATCGGGGGCTACGACGAGGCAACCGGTCTTATGCAGGTGTTCGTCGATACGGACGCGCCGATTGCGCGCGAGTGGGCCGAGCGCGTCTACGCATCGGTCAGAGCGGATTCCAAATCACTCGAAGAGCAGTCGGGTCCAATCTGGTAA